A stretch of the Alnus glutinosa chromosome 6, dhAlnGlut1.1, whole genome shotgun sequence genome encodes the following:
- the LOC133871935 gene encoding uncharacterized protein LOC133871935: MISSIAWLPKGAAKPVPAVADPPSKEEIEEMIKSGALERSGDGESEEDDEEMDVDAAKQTDEIACALEVADALGRTSNKAKLATSFDDVTNSLRELDMENYDEEDDGIELFSTGLGDIYYPSNELDPYLKDNDGEDSEEVEDMTINPMDAVIVCARSNEDDVSHLEVWIYEESEDGVPNMYVHHDIIISADPLCTAWLDCPLKGGEKGNFIAVGSMEPSIEIWDLDIIDEVQPCVVLGGISEKKENGKKKKGKKISTKYKKDSHKGPVLGLAWNKEYRNILASASADKRVKIWDVAAGKCNITMEHHTDKVQAVAWNHYAPQVILSGSFDRSVVMKDGRIPAHSGYKWSVAADVESLAWDPHTEHSFVVSLEDGTVKGFDVRVAKSDAASESKPSFTLHAHDKAVCTVSYNPLAPNLLATGSEDKMVKLWDLSNNQPSCVASINPKAGAVFSISFAEDNPFLLAIGGSKGKMEVWDTSSDAAVSRRFGNYSKQKMPQSSS; the protein is encoded by the exons ATGATATCATCCATCGCTTGGTTACCCAAAGGCGCAGCGAAGCCTGTGCCTGCTGTGGCCGACCCTCCTTCCAAAGAAGAAATCGAAGAAATGATCAAGTCCGGCGCTTTGGAGCGAAG TGGAGATGGTGAgagtgaagaagatgatgaagagaTGGATGTTGATGCTGCCAAGCAGACTGACGAAATTGCCTGTGCATTAGAGGTAGCAGATGCACTTGGCAGAACTTCCAATAAAGCAAAGTTGGCGACAAGCTTTGATGATGTGACCAATAGTTTGAGGGAACTTGACATGGAAAATTATGATGAAGAGGATGATG GTATTGAGTTATTTAGCACAGGGCTAGGGGACATCTACTACCCAAGTAATGAATTGGATCCATATCTGAAAGATAATGAT GGCGAGGACTCTGAAGAGGTTGAGGACATGACTATTAATCCAATGGATGCTGTCATAGTGTGTGCACGTAGTAATGAGGATGATGTCAGTCATCTCGAG GTTTGGATATATGAGGAATCTGAAGATGGTGTTCCAAACATGTATGTTCACCATGATATCATCATTTCAGCGGATCCACTATGTACTGCATGGCTTGATTGTCCACTTAAAGGTGGAGAAAAAG GAAATTTCATAGCTGTTGGCTCCATGGAACCTTCTATTGAAATATGGGACCTTGACATT aTTGATGAAGTACAACCATGCGTAGTATTAGGTGGCATTTctgagaaaaaggaaaatggaaagaagaagaagggaaaaaag ATATCAACTAAGTACAAAAAAGACAGTCACAAGGGTCCAGTGCTTGGTCTTGCTTGGAACAAGGAGTACAG gaataTACTTGCTAGTGCAAGTGCTGACAAACGAGTTAAGATCTGGGATGTGGCTGCTGGTAAATGTAATATAACCATGGAGCATCATACGGACAAG GTTCAAGCAGTTGCATGGAATCATTACGCGCCACAAGTTATTCTTAGTGGATCTTTTGATCGTTCAGTAGTCATG AAGGATGGCAGAATACCAGCACATTCTGGTTATAAATGGTCAGTCGCAGCTGATGTAGAAAGCTTGGCATGGGATCCGCATACTGAGCACTCATTTGTG GTGAGCCTTGAAGATGGTACTGTCAAAGGTTTTGATGTCCGGGTTGCTAAGTCTGATGCAGCTTCCGAGTCAAAACCAAGTTTTACTCTGCATGCACATGATAAAGCTGTTTGCACGGTCTCCTATAATCCTTTAGCGCCTAAT CTTCTTGCAACTGGATCTGAGGATAAAATG GTGAAGCTTTGGGATTTGTCAAACAATCAACCTTCGTGTGTTGCATCCATAAATCCTAAAGCA GGAGCCGTCTTCTCGATTTCCTTCGCAGAGGACAACCCATTTTTGCTGGCTATAGGGGGCTCTAAGGGGAAAATGGAA GTATGGGACACATCATCTGATGCTGCGGTCTCTCGAAGATTTGGGAATTACAGCAAGCAGAAGATGCCTCAATCCAGTTCTTGA